In one Capricornis sumatraensis isolate serow.1 chromosome 1, serow.2, whole genome shotgun sequence genomic region, the following are encoded:
- the TMEM247 gene encoding transmembrane protein 247: protein MAAEDREVMEGRGAGESCPTFPKMAPDDPMSEGKPRAALPQEADTLKPDSSYDYLEEMETCEDRGCPGPPKSLSSKAGPAATKGQAGDGPEPAELPSVPATAVPGSPVSERSAEMELEKVRMEFELTRLKYLHEENERQRQHEQVMERLQQQATPRLFSGGLQDLLLPQNQFAVFLYCFIFVHIIYVTKEMIFFLFSKHYLFCIAAILLCLIKTLWSYFQLERLIVCCRDHPTAGASANA from the exons ATGGCAGCGGAGGATAGGGAAGTGATGGAAGGCCGAGGGGCAGGAGAAAGTTGCCCAACCTTCCCCAAGATGGCGCCTGATGACCCCATGTCTGAAGGAAAGCCAAGGGCGGCGTTG CCCCAGGAAGCAGACACCCTGAAGCCAGACTCCTCCTACGACTACCTGGAGGAGATGGAAACTTGTGAGGACAGAGGCTGCCCGGGGCCACCGAAGTCACTGTCCTCCAAGGCCGGCCCCGCTGCCACTAAAGGACAGGCGGGCGATGGACCCGAACCCGCAGAGCTGCCCTCGGTCCCAGCCACGGCGGTGCCGGGGAGCCCAGTGAGCGAGCGCAGCGCCGAGATGGAGCTGGAGAAGGTGCGCATGGAGTTTGAGCTCACGCGGCTCAAGTACCTGCACGAGGAGAACGAGCGCCAGCGGCAGCACGAGCAGGTGATGGAGCGGCTGCAGCAGCAGGCGACGCCCCGCCTG TTCTCGGGAGGCCTCCAGGACCTCCTGCTTCCCCAGAACCAGTTCGCCGTGTTCCTGTACTGCTTCATCTTCGTACACATAATCTACGTCACCAAGGAGAtgatcttctttctcttctccaagcaCTACCTGTTCTGCATTGCGGCCATTTTGCTCTGTTTGATTAAAACTTTATGGTCATACTTCCAA